One Arcobacter sp. FWKO B genomic window, ATTCCTAAAAGAAAATCATAATGGTTATTTTAGCAACTGTGATATATATGTCACACTTGAGCCATGCAATCATATAGGGCGAACTCCAGCTTGTAGTGATTTATTAGTAGCAATAAAACCAAAAAGAGTAATTATTAGTGTTGTTGATCCAAATATTAATGCTAGTGGTGGAATAAAAAAACTTCAAGATAATAGTATACAAGTAGACATTGGAGTTTGCAAATCAAAAGGGGAAGATTTATTGTACCCATTTTTTAAATATTTAGAAGGTAAATTTATATTTTTTAAACTTGCAACTAGGGCAAATGGGTCAATAGATGGTGGATATATAACATCAAAAGAGTCATTAGAATATGTACATAAAATTAGAACAAAAATTGATCTTCTAGCAATTGGTGGAAATACTGTTAGATGTGATAGACCAACTTTAGATTGTAGGTTTGTTGATAAAAGCAAATCACCAAATATTATGATATACTCTAGAAACAACAATTTTGACAAAAATATACCATTGTTTAATGTAAAAAATAGAAAAGTATATATATCTAACAAATTTGATTTTAATGAGAATTTTATTATGGTTGAGGGTGGCTATAATTTATTAAACTTATTGTATGATAAGATTGATATGTTATTATTATTTATTTCACCAAATATGAAGAGTTTAAACAATGATGAAATCCGTGATATGAAGTATGAAATTTTGCATTCTCAAAGGGTTGGTAGTGACCAACTTATTTTTTTGCAAAAGAAATTATGATATAATGAATCAAGAATAAATTTGTAGGAATTTTGTATGCCAACAGCAATAAGAGACATAGTAAAAAGTGTAT contains:
- the ribD gene encoding bifunctional diaminohydroxyphosphoribosylaminopyrimidine deaminase/5-amino-6-(5-phosphoribosylamino)uracil reductase RibD, yielding MVIDDDFYMSLAIQEAWNYQLLTYPNPAVGSVVVDNGQILSIQAHKEANTPHAEVLALKEAYLKKNPKSKLAQITDSFEIHKFLKENHNGYFSNCDIYVTLEPCNHIGRTPACSDLLVAIKPKRVIISVVDPNINASGGIKKLQDNSIQVDIGVCKSKGEDLLYPFFKYLEGKFIFFKLATRANGSIDGGYITSKESLEYVHKIRTKIDLLAIGGNTVRCDRPTLDCRFVDKSKSPNIMIYSRNNNFDKNIPLFNVKNRKVYISNKFDFNENFIMVEGGYNLLNLLYDKIDMLLLFISPNMKSLNNDEIRDMKYEILHSQRVGSDQLIFLQKKL